The genomic DNA CGGATATCCCAATGTGTCATTTGTAATCTGGACAACGACACCTTGGACGTTGCCTGCTAATCTTGCCATTGCGGTTCATCCCAAGATGACGTATGTACTCCTACAATCAGCGGGCGATATATTTATTGCAGCAGAAGCACTTTTAGAGGATTTCGTCCACAAGTGTGCGATCGGCGATTATCAGATTTTAAAAAAACACCTTGGCTCAGAGCTCGAAGGATTAGCGGCCCAACATCCCTTTATTGATCGCGAAAGTCCCATTGTGTTAGCCGATTACGTAACGGATGATACCGGAACGGGCTGTGTACACACCGCTCCGGGGCACGGATTAGAAGACTACGTGACAGGTCTCAAGTATGACTTATCGCCGTATTGTCCTCTCGATGACGAGGGGTGTTATGTAGATGACGGCCAAGTACCGGCTTCACTAGTCGGGGTGAGTGTACTTGATGCAAATGGCCATTGTGCAGCGAATGAACAGGTACTGCAAATTCTCCGTGAAAAACAGGTGCTTTTAGGACTACAGCCCCTGATGCACCAGTATCCGCATTGCTGGCGGTCAAAGACTCCGGTTATTTTTCGGGCGATGGATCAATGGTTTATCGCACTCGATGAACATCATTTCCGCGAACAGGCCCAGGAAGCAATCCACGAAGTCCAGTGGTTGCCGGCACATGGTGAAAATCGGATTTTAGGTTCAGTTTCAACGCGACCGGATTGGTGTATTAGTCGTCAGCGAGCTTGGGGTGTTCCGTTACCGATCTTTTTCGACGAGCAGGGAGAGGCGCTAGTTGATGCAGGCGTCATTCGTGCAATTGCCGAAAAATTCCGTCGCTTGGGCTCCAATTACTGGTTTGATTCTAGTGTTGAGGAAATTCTTCAGGGCATTCCGCTACCGGGAAAATTCCAAGGAAAAACCTTAAAGAAGAGCACCGATACACTCGATGTTTGGATCGATTCGGGATCCAGTCACTATGCCGTTCTCGCGAAACGCGATAACTTAGATTGTCCGGCAGACCTCTACCTGGAGGGGAGTGATCAGCACCGCGGTTGGTTCCAGTCCTCTTTGCTGACCAGTGTAGTTATGAATAATGGCCACGCTCCCTACAAAACAGTCCTAACGCACGGGTTTATTGTCGGAGAAGATAAGAAAAAGATCTCCAAAAGTGACGGGAAGCCGCAAACCGCGGATGATTATGTTAAAAAGTTTGGGGCCGATGTAGTCCGTTTGTGGATCGCTTCAGAAAATTTCCGTGATGATGTCCCGGTCTCGGATGATATTTTAGGTCATGTCGTCAGTACCTATCGTACGATTCGAAACACGTTGCGCTTCCAATTGGGGAATTTATTTGATTTCCAGTGGGACAAAAACGCGGTCGCACAAGAACAGATGACCGATATCGACCGTTGGATTTTGCAAAAACTCAAAAAGCTGATCACCACGTGTACGCAGGCTTATGAACAATTTGACTTCCACCAAGTGTACCACGCGATCAACCGTTTTTGTTCCGTCGAGCTCTCGGCGACTTATCACGATATCTTAAAAGATCGACTCTACACCTATGCGCCGAATTGGCAGGCGCGACGCTCTTCACAGACAGCGATTTATTACATTTTCGAAAACCTCATTCGCCTTTTAGCCCCAATCACAACCTTCACGGCTGATGAAGCGTTTAGTTATTTTGACCATTCGCGAGAATCTGTACACTTGGGGGATTGGCCGGATGCTTCCGTCTTTGAAGATTTCTCAAGAGAAACAGAAATTGATGCGGTCGTGAAGTTTCGCGAGCGTGTGAACGAGCAGCTCGAAAGCCTCCGTCAGGAAAAGATTATTGGTCAGTCGCTGGATGCAAAAATAACCATCAAAGGGCAAGGTGAGTTGTTTGATCTTTTGAGACGTTATGAAGCCGGCCTTCCGGAGTATTTTATCGTTTCACAAGTTGTTTTAGAGGAGTGTGGCGAGGATCCGGTCGATGTTATCGCGGAAGCCTGTACATGGGAGCGGTGTCGGCGAAGTTGGCGACGTGTCCCGAAACTCGTCGATTATGGTGGATTCACGCAAATTTCAGAGCGCTGTAAGGCGGCCCTTGAGGAAAAGTTTTCGAAGGATTAGATATGGGGGAAGTTAAAGGAACACAGGCCTTGTTGAAGGTCCTTAAAAATCGCCGTCGTCGGCACGCGTCTGCGTCATCCGATGTGTCGTATTTTTCGATGGACGACGTTCGGCAGGTGCTACTCGATCGCGAAAATGAACAGCGCGCGCAGGAAAGTCGTGTCCGCACGCAGCA from Verrucomicrobiota bacterium includes the following:
- the ileS gene encoding isoleucine--tRNA ligase, giving the protein MELRETLNLPQTDFPMRANLVESEPRRVAHWQAIGLYEKIQQKNAAGPRYILHDGPPFTNGDVHIGTALNKILKDIILRYKSMRGFRTPYIPGWDCHGLPIEHKVSKVLQESKKHLSTSALRLECEQFSKNYIEKQRAQFLRLGVLADWAHEYRTMDPEYEASILEVLAQFVERGQVYRGKKPVYWSIPCKTALAEAEIEYKEHTSPSIYVKFPAAVSAQSFFGYPNVSFVIWTTTPWTLPANLAIAVHPKMTYVLLQSAGDIFIAAEALLEDFVHKCAIGDYQILKKHLGSELEGLAAQHPFIDRESPIVLADYVTDDTGTGCVHTAPGHGLEDYVTGLKYDLSPYCPLDDEGCYVDDGQVPASLVGVSVLDANGHCAANEQVLQILREKQVLLGLQPLMHQYPHCWRSKTPVIFRAMDQWFIALDEHHFREQAQEAIHEVQWLPAHGENRILGSVSTRPDWCISRQRAWGVPLPIFFDEQGEALVDAGVIRAIAEKFRRLGSNYWFDSSVEEILQGIPLPGKFQGKTLKKSTDTLDVWIDSGSSHYAVLAKRDNLDCPADLYLEGSDQHRGWFQSSLLTSVVMNNGHAPYKTVLTHGFIVGEDKKKISKSDGKPQTADDYVKKFGADVVRLWIASENFRDDVPVSDDILGHVVSTYRTIRNTLRFQLGNLFDFQWDKNAVAQEQMTDIDRWILQKLKKLITTCTQAYEQFDFHQVYHAINRFCSVELSATYHDILKDRLYTYAPNWQARRSSQTAIYYIFENLIRLLAPITTFTADEAFSYFDHSRESVHLGDWPDASVFEDFSRETEIDAVVKFRERVNEQLESLRQEKIIGQSLDAKITIKGQGELFDLLRRYEAGLPEYFIVSQVVLEECGEDPVDVIAEACTWERCRRSWRRVPKLVDYGGFTQISERCKAALEEKFSKD